A genome region from Candidatus Neomarinimicrobiota bacterium includes the following:
- the yidD gene encoding membrane protein insertion efficiency factor YidD has translation MFSLGLSTSYVGRVVTAFIVLIARAYQVFMSPLFPNSCRFHPTCSDYFIQAVKSRGPIIGFWFGLQRILRCHPFSSGGFDPAP, from the coding sequence ATGTTTTCATTAGGTCTTTCAACCAGTTATGTTGGGCGCGTGGTCACCGCTTTTATTGTGCTTATAGCCAGGGCCTACCAGGTTTTTATGTCGCCCCTTTTTCCAAACAGCTGCCGCTTTCATCCCACCTGCTCTGATTATTTCATTCAGGCGGTAAAAAGTCGGGGCCCGATTATCGGTTTTTGGTTTGGTCTTCAGCGTATTTTGCGCTGTCACCCCTTTTCATCTGGCGGTTTTGACCCCGCTCCATAA